GAAAAATTTCTTTAACTCGATCCCCCTCGTGAATCCGCAGAGAAACAACCTGTCCCTTCTTCACATCAATCACCTCTTCAGAATCTGAAACAACCTTCATTTTCTTACCCTTAAAACTCTTAAGGCCTAAAGTGATTTTTCCATCCCCTTTTGCAATGACAGAAGTCTTCGTCAAAAGACCATCACTCGATTTCATGAGAATCCATTGACCCACCTTTACATCCTGATAAAAATCGGAGATTTTTAAAGCCTCTACAGAACTCACCATGACAGAAGACAGAAGACAGAAGACAGAAAACAGAAAACAGAAGACAGAAAACAAACTCTTCTTATTCTGTCCTCTGACTTCTGTTTTCTGACTTCCGTCCTCCACCCTCTGTCCTCTGTCCTCTGTCTTCTTCATTGCACATAAACCTTGTCTTTAATCGCCTCAAATTTCTTTTTCCCAATTCCAGGAACCTTTAAAAGATCCTCCACCTGAAGAAAAGGATGCTCGGTTCGATAATCAATAATTCGGGAAGCCAGGGCAGGCCCAATTCCTGGGAGCTCGTTTAAAGCCGCCTCATCCGCAGTCCTAATATTTACCTTGAGTCCAGAAGATGGCGAAGAAGTTGAAACTTCTGAATGAGCCATCTTTTCTTGTGAAGAAACAATTTGAGGGACCACCAGTGTCTCGCCATCTTTGACAAACTCAGCCAAAGGAAGTGAAAACAAATCTGCATCCTCTTTGGGATGAGCCTGCTCAATCGCTTCCGTCACACGCGTTCCCAGCGCCACATGAAAAACACCAGGATTTTCAACCTGTCCTTTTATAAAAACTAAAATCTCTCTTCTCTCACTTTTAACCTCAACCTGTTTCGGTTTTTTATCAAAATGAAGAAGATCAATCCCCCCCACACGCTTTAAAATCAACAAACCCATCCCCAACCCAAAAATCGCCACCAAGGAAAATAAAAGAGTCTGCTCCTGACGAGTTAAATTCAGCATGGTTAGTCTACCATCAGTTACTCATTGAATTTTTTAGGCTGCTCAAAAAGGTCCCAGAGCGAAGAGCGCATGCAAGCGACCGAGGAGGCGTACTCTTTTCGGTACGCCGACAAGGAAGCGCAGCATGCAACGCAGAAAATGGCCTTTTTCAGCAGCCTATCTTACACAATCACATTAACCAGTTTTCTGGGCACATGCACAAATCGCTTCACAGGACCCGGCCCAATCAATTTTTTAAGCTTCTCATCCTCAAGAATTTTTGCTTCCAACTCGGCTTGTCCCAAGGAAACGTGAACCTGAAACCGACCCCTCACCTTGCCATTGATTTGAACAACCATTTCAACGGTCTCTTCCTTAAGAGCTTGATCATCCCAATGAGGCCAGGGTAATTTCCCAACAGTTCCCTTTTCGCCTAATATTTCCCACAACTCTTCACAAATGTGGGGACAAAAAGGTGTGAGCAAAATCACCACCGTCTTAACAGCCTCAAAAGAAAGACCTTTCGAGCTTTCTTGCGGATTTTGCTGGGCATCAAAAAGGTAAATTTCATTCACCAACTCCATAATAGAGCTGATGGCCGTATTAAAATGATACGAATCCTCGATATCCTCAGAAACTTTTTTAATCGTCTGATGTATTTTTCGATAAAGCTTCTTTTCAGATTCATTCATTTGATCGAGAGAAGGAGGAAGAGGCATTTTAACATTTTCTTCTATTAATTCACTCGCCTTACTCCATACCCTCTTCAAAAATCGGAAAGATCCTTCCACCCCCGCTTCATTCCAATCTAAATCCTTCTCAGGAGGAGCCGCAAACAGGCTAAAAAGCCGTGCCGTATCCGCTCCATATTGGGAAATTAATTCATCGGGATCAACAACATTCCCTTTAGACTTGGACATCTTGGCCCCATCTTTAATCACCATGCCTTGCGTCAACAATCTTTGAAAGGGTTCATCCGCATGTAAAAATCCTAAATCTCTTAAAACTTTCGAAAAGAATCTGGAATAAAGCAAATGTAAAACAGCATGCTCAATCCCTCCAATATATTGATCCACAGGGAGCCAGTAATCTACTTTCGAAATGTCCAGCGGATCCAAAGCATCAGGGCAGGTATATCGTGCAAAATACCAGGAGGATTCGACAAAGGTATCCATGGTATCCGTTTCCCGTCTTGCCGGTTGATGGCATTTAGGGCAAGGGGTATTCACAAAAGAAAAATGTTCAGCCAAAGGCGAGGCCCCTTTCCCTGTAAATTTGACATCCTTGGGCAAAAGAACCGGCAAATCCTTTTCAGGAAGGGGAACCGTACCGCAGCTCGAGCAATGCACCATCGGAATCGGAGAACCCCAATAACGCTGCCTGGAAATCCCCCAATCCCGCAATTTATAATGGATAGACCTTTTTCCTACTTTCTTTTCTTCGAGAAAATCGGCGATTTTCTCAAGTGCTTCGTCATTCATCATCCCATCAAAAGCTCCTGAATGAATCTGAACGCCCTCACTCACGTAAGCCTCTGTCATCATTTCAGAATTGAGCGCCTGCCCTTGGGGTTGAATCACCACCTTAATCGAAATCCGATATTTTTTTGCAAATTCGAAATCCCTTTGATCATGAGCGGGAACCGCCATCACAGCCCCTGTTCCATATTCCATCAAAACAAAATTGGCCACATAAATCGGAATTTTTTCTTGTGTCAAAGGATGAAGACAATATGCCCCCGTGAAAAAACCTTCCTTTTCGCTGGTTTCATCCATACGATCCCGTCGATCTTGTTTCCTCAACCGCTCAATTTGACTTCGCACCTCACCTTCTTGAGCCTTCCCTTTAATGAGCTCTAATACGAGGGGATGTTCAGGGGCCATACTCATAAAAGTGACCCCATAAACCGTATCGATCCGCGTTGTAAAAATCTTAAGCGATTCTTTTTTCCCCTCAATGGGAAACGCCACTTCAACCCCAATCGATTTTCCAATCCAATTTTTTTGCATCGTCAAAACACGTTCCGGCCAACCTCCTCGTAAAGATTCGAGTCCCTTTAATAATTCATCCGCATAAGCCGTAATCTTAAAAAACCATTGTTCCAATTCTTTCTGAACCACTTCATTTTCACAGCGCCAACACTGCCCGTCGACGACTTGTTCATTCGCCAAAACAGTTTCACAATCAGGACACCAATTCACAAAAGATTTTCTTTTATAGACAAGACCCTTTTCATACATTCTCACAAATAATTTTTGTTCTAATCCGTAATACTCCTCATTGCAAGTCGCAATCTCCCGTGACCAGTCATAAGAAAGCCCCATTTTCTTTAACTGGGTTTTCATAAAAGCAATATTGTCGTAAGTCCATTCGGAGGGATGCACATTGTGTTTAATCGCGGCATTCTCGGCCGGAAGGCCAAAGGAATCCCACCCCATCGGATGAAGGACATTAAATCCCTTCATCCTTTTATAGCGGGCAATCACATCGCCAATGGCATAATTACGCACATGCCCCATATGAATGCGACCGGAAGGGTAAGGGAACATGACGAGGCAATAAAATTTCGGACGCTGGGATTTTTCAGAAACATGGAAAGACTGATTCTCTTCCCAAAATTTCTGCCACTTGGATTCAATCGTTTTAAAGTCGTAATAAGTTTTAGACATAACGAGGAATAATATAACGGATTAGAGAATGTAATGAAATGGAAAAGCTAATATTTAAGTTGAATTTTTAGGTTTAAGACTGTCTATAATCTCTTCTCTTAAATGCATGAAGAACTTCTTCAATTCGCTTAATTCTAAAGGTTTCAACATGCGTGGGAGCACGGTGATATTTTCTACATCTTTAACAATTCTCGCCCAGTGAAAGGGTTCAAGCCCTCCGTCTTTTTGCATGCCCAATTTAAGAAGCTCTAAAATATTGTATGAGAGGTGAGATTTTAAAAAATACAGATCAACATAGTCTTTTGGTTCGAAGCGTCCGTAAAGCGCGGTGACTTTGTTAACCGCAATATTTTTGGGATTGTCCACCATAAATGATTGATGCAGTTGCGGTGTTCCCACTCTAAAATCAATATCTTTGACCAAATCCACTTGTAAATCATTATTGAGGAGAAAGCGTCTGTAAGTAGGAGAGCCTCTTTCTTTCACCGGATTTAGTCCAGAGTTTTTCCATGCATCTACTGCAATTCTTTCAATGTCGTCTATCTCAATTGAGTGTGTAAAAAGATCTAGATCATCTGAGAATCGGTGCATCAGATAAAATGCTGAGAGGGCTGTTCCTCCTGTCAGATAGAAATGTTTTTTCAGTTCTGAAACAGAGAAAAAAGCCTTAAGGGCCTTTTGTTGTAACTCCGTTAAAACATTCATGGAGGAGTCCCCCATCGTTCCAGTGCATAACGCCAGTGTTCTTTTATTTTTGAAGGAAGTCGTAGCAAGGGAAAATCGTAAGCAATTTGTTCGAGGGTTAAGTAAGACTCTACTTCGCTCCATTTCCCATGTTCAATGATCTTTCCAACAAGCCAGAGACGGTTCTTTTGGGGCCCTCGCAGGATTTCCACGATTTCTCCATGGGTTAAATCATATTCCCATAGAAATGAAGGCTTTTCGCTCTTGTTTAAGCGATATTCATGTTTTTTAAAAAATTCCCAAATAGACGCGCGTACCAGGGTAGAGAAGTTGCGAATATAAGGATGAGCCTTGAGAAAATGGTTCATTTCCTTTTCTTCTTGCTGGGTCAAACGAACGGTTTTGAGCTCTTGTTTCATACACAATATTGTAATACAAAATATTACTTTTTCAAAACAATAACCCGGGCTGCGATTACTCACAGTTTAGTTTCCATTCGCCCTTGAGGGGAAATGGCCCCTAAACTGTTGCCCTCCTGTCCTAAAGATCTAACATACAAAAATCATTCCTTTATCTCTTCATCAAAAGAGGAGCATTCTCACCAAATCTAAATACCTCAAAAATCGAAATAATCGATCCTTCCTTCCACGCATCCATTTCCAAACCTGCCTTTAGACACGCATGAGTTAAAAAGGTTTCCTTATCCCAGCCTTGCTCAAGCGCCACCTGAGGTAAAAAAAGTCCGGAATGATTCTCCTTTCGAATTAAAATGCCATGCTTCCCCAATTCAATCGAATCGGTAGAAGAAATTTGAACAAGATCTGTTAAAATTGAAATTTCAATCGCTGTTTTATCTAATTCTTCCTGTTGAAGAGGTGGAAATCTCGAGTCTCGAAAAGCTGCAGAAAGCGTCATTTCCTTGATCATTTCCAAAAGCGTCTTATCTTGAGAAAGAGACCCAACACATCCCCTTAATTCATTTCTTTTCTTTAAGGTCACGAAAAGAGATTTTTTTTCTAAAAATTTCGAACTCAAATGCTCCGGCGGTGCTGGTGATTTTTTCTCAAAATAGGCCTCAAGGGTTTTTCTTGACCATTCGCACAGGGCCTTTCTTTCTATTTCATCCAGAAAAGCCTCTTCCATCTCTTTAAACCATTCCTCCCCTTCCATCGCCCCTTTCATGATCGCCATCGAAACATATCCCACAACTCGACTCCAGTCCTCAGTCACATCTCCGGAATTAGCCGAGGCCAACGTTTTTGCCTTCGTTGCCCCCAATTCCCTTGATGCAATTAGGGTTGTTAAAACAGGCCCAAATCCACAAAGCTCGGAGCGTTCTTGATGGGCCGCATCCATATAAAGCCGTCCTGGGTCCATGCTTTCAATATCTTGAATTGCTATTTTGTCCATTTTTAGGGCTTCTTCGTATGAGTGATAATGAGAAAGATCCGTCGAAGCGATGAGCAGTATTTTTTTCTCTTTTCTTTTTTTAATCGCCTTCACAACCGCACGGGCCAAACGTTCGCACGTCTTCCACTGATAATCTGCCATTACAATCGGCACCATTTTCACTTGAGGACTGACCACCTGAAGGAAAGGAACATGAACCTCTAGAGAATGTTCTTTTAAATGGGCCTTTTCATTAAAAACAGCCCCGCTGTCACGCGATAAAATATCTTCAGCCAACTCTTCATCCACTTCTAAAACTCCCAAGGGTGTCTTAAATCCACCCTTGGCATAAACAGAGGTCCCTTGAAAACCTTCGACTTTGTGATTGGGCCCAATGATAATGACCGCATCCAACTTTAGAGATTGCAAAAGGTGATATCCACAAGCCGCAATTTGCCCCGAATAAGGAAAACCCGCGTGAGGAAGGATAAGACCCACTAATTCTCCATGAAGAGCAATACCTGCAGCCTTTTCTAAAAAAGATAAAATATCCGCTCTTAATTGAGCCAAAGAGTTTGGATAAAATAAACCCGCCACCGCAGGCTCTCGAATTGAACTCATGAAACATTGCTCCTTTTATATTTTCATCTCTATCAGAGTGAATTCTCATTAGCGATGTTCAGCCATGAAAATTCAAAAATCAAAAATCAAAATGACATATCAAAATTTAAAAATAAATTGCCGCTAAAATTTTTGGAGTGCTTTTACATTTTGATTTTTGATTTGTCATTTTGCATTTTGCATTTTGATTTTTGAATTTATTACAACAATGGTTAATTTTTAACCCCTCGCTTAATCCAAAGAGAATGATGCAACTACGAAACTTTAACCACGCACAATTATATACCAAAACTACTCTCCCCAACTTGATTTATTGATTTCAGCAATCTATTTTATTACCATCGCTCTTAAATATGAAAACCATTAAAGCGATTCTCTTCGACATTGGAAATGTCATTCTATTCTTTGACAACCATCGGGTCTCACGGCAACTTTCAGAAAAAACGGGCAAAACAGAATCCAAACTCTTCAAACTCGTCTTTGACCTTTATACAGAATTGGAATTGGACCTTGGGAAAACCCCTCCTGAGAAATTTTTGGGACTCATTCAAAAAGAAATGGATTTAAAATTAGACATCGCTGAACTCAAATTTATTTTCTCCAATATTTTTCAGGAAAACGAACGCGTTTCAAATTTAATCAAACTTCTCAAATGGAAGATATCGATTTTGGCGGTTTCAAATACCAACGAAAGTCATTTCGAATTTATCCGAGGAAATTTTCCTATTCTTCATTGGATTGACAGAATCATTCCATCCTGCGAAATGGGGGTCAAAAAACCCCATCCAGGCATTTACTTTGAAGCCCTGAAATACGCCCGAGCAAAACCTGAGGAATGTATTTTCATCGATGATCAGGAAAAGAACATCATCCCCGCCCATCTTCTTGGTTTTAAAACTCACCTTTATAAAAGCTACGAAGGACTTGTGGAATTCTTAAGCAAGCTGAAAATAATATAAAAACTAAATTGCGATCACCCAAGAGAAACTCGAGAGTGATCGCAATCAGAGTGAATCAGAGAACTAACACCCTTCATTTACCAGCAAGGATATCCGTCATCATAGTAATAATAATGAGTATAAGGATCATAAGAACTATGGACATAATAAACTGGACGGCCATAGTAATAGGAGCGATAGGCTGGATAATAGCCATAGTTACATGATCTTGAATAATAATATCGCCCATAATAATGAGCATCTGCCGTCTTGAGACCCAAGCTCCCTAAAGTCAATAGGGCAACCAATACCACCATCAGTTTTTTCATAATTTTCTCCCTTTGTCTTTTAAATTGACCGCCAAAAACAACATGCGTACTCCATTTGACTTAGTATTTTAGCAAGATCTATGCCAAAAATTTTAATCGTATTTTCCATCTCAGAAAATTCGAAATGATCCGAAATGAAGCATATACGCTATTTTCTAAGCCTTTTTAATTAAAATCCTTGATTTTTAATTTTTTTTTTGACATTTTATTGAGTTTACGGGTCTATCATCAGGTTGTAATCATAAAAAGGAGGGCTTAATTCAATGAACAAATTTATGGTGAAATTTTTTGCGATTTTCTCATTTTTTATCCTAACATCATTCTTACACGCGGATGATACAGCGATTCTTCATACCTCATCTGGAAGCACCACATACAACGGACCTTATAACTGGGGATGTTGGTCTAGCGGTTACCCTATCTTACAATCCGACGGAAGCTACCAATATGTCTATGACAATACTTCCTCTTCTTGTACAGATGGTTATGGTGGAAGTGCTTTTGTGCTTAATACTCCCCTCACGGTTTCAGATTCCATCCATTCTATTAAGATCAAAGTCAAAAAAATGAGCTCTTACAGTGCCCCTTCAAAAATCAAAATCGAATTTAAAAACTCTGATGCCAGTGTTGTGACAGCCATTTATGTCGATCAATTCGGAGACGGATCCAGTTATTATACTTATGAAGCGACTTTTACCTTTTCAGGAGATTCCATCAGTGAAGTCGTGGTTGTTGCAGATCAAAAGGAGAAAGCCGGTTTTCAATTCTTGGATGCCTATTTATCGACCGACTGCCTTAGCTCAGCCACTTTGCCCGCTGTTTCTAGCGGTCCAGCCCTTTCTGACGACCAGTTACTTGATAAAATCGAATCTCAGAGCGCCCTTTATGCTTACGAACAAACGCTAGGAAGCGATGGTTTTGTCAAAGACTCAGTAAATAACAGCTCTTTTACCTCCATTGCCGCAACAGGATTTGGACTCGTTAATCTCGTAGTTCTTGCCGAGCACTACAATGCCAGTGACTCCAACTGGAATAAGGTCACTTTTGATAACGCAAAAGCCCGTGCTCAAACTATCTTGAATAAGATCTATGATATTCAAACCAAACAATCCAGTGATCCTGTGAAGTATGGAAAATTTGGACTCTTGTATCATTTTTTAAATCCCGACGGAACGGCTTACTCAGGAAGCGAAGTCTCTACAGTGGATAACGCCATTCTTGAGCTTGGAGTGATTACGGCAGGGGCTTACTTCGGTGGAGATGTGAAAACCAAGGCGGACAGCATCCGAGCCAAAATGGATTATTCTACCTTTTTTCAATTATTCACAGAAGCTGACGGAGTAACACAAAATTATTATTGGAATATGGCTTATTATCCGAGCACCAGCACCTATTCTACTTACAAATGGGATCGATATACCCATGAACTCTTTATGATTACCCTGTGCGGTTTAATACAATCCCCAGGAAATCAAAGTTATATTAATAATTTCTATGATGTTTCCAGAACAAGTTATCGGACCTATAACTCGTCTTCTGGAGCAAGTTATTCTCTCTACAATTCTTACTTTGGTTCCGGGTTTACTTACTTCTTTGCCAGTCCATGGGTCGATTTTGCTCGATTGGGCGTTGATCGCCCGGATTTAGCGGGTCTTTCTTATAGTCAAGTCAACTGGAATCAAAATTCAAAAACGGCAATTGAATCCAATCGTCAATATTGCATCGACTTACACAGTCAATGCGGCGGATATGAAAATTTATTTTCAGATATAAGTTGGGGTTTGTCTTCAGCTGAAAGACCTGATGGAAGTTATGAAGGCCTTTTGGGAGCCCCTCCTCAAGAGGGATCCACTTACAATGATGCCTGCGCAACTTATACCGCTCAGTGCTCCATTCCTTTATTTAAAGATGAAGATGGTGGAGTGTTAAGCAATAACAAGGGCTTTCAGGTTCTTCGATATTTTTATGACAATCTATACACTTATCTTTTTGGCACTTATGGAACCTATTCGACCTTTGACATCAACATGCAATTTAGCACCAATTCATTGGGGATTGAAAACCTCGTCTCTTCAGCTTTAATGGATACCTATCAATCGAGCCTGCTTCAAGATACTTTCATGAACGATGCCACAGTCATTCCAGCTATTAATTCCCTCTTCGGAAATCCTCCCGCCTTCGATAGTTCGATTCCAAGCACTTTACAAGTGACGATGGGAAGTACTGTTTCTCAAGCCATTACGGTTACAGATCAAGATGGGGTAGACACAATCAATCTGAGCATTGAAAGTTCTCCCTCGTGGGCGGCAGTCAATCCAACTTCAGCACAAGGCACACTCAATTCAACCTTGACTTTAACGCCTACTTATTCAAATACAGGCTACACAGATTCCCAATTGCCAGTCACAGTGACTCTGACCCTAAAAGCAGATGACACTTATCGCCCTACGGAAAAGCAGATTGCAGTTACCATTAATAAACCTACATCGACGAACGCGCTTAAGAATGGTGACTTTTCAACAGGTAACACTTCTTATTGGACCAATTATGGAGGAACCATCGCTTACAATGGAAGCAATCCTTATGTTGCTCTAAAGAGCTATTCCAATTATCTCTACCAAGATGTAACCATACCCACTGGGACCACAAGCGTAATGCTACAGGCTTCAGCCCGCTACATTGCTAGCGGTTCTGCAACGAGCGGGAAACCTTATATTTACGCCTATGTGATGGATAGTAATAATAAAATTCTCCAATATC
The genomic region above belongs to Chlamydiota bacterium and contains:
- the amrB gene encoding AmmeMemoRadiSam system protein B; this encodes MSSIREPAVAGLFYPNSLAQLRADILSFLEKAAGIALHGELVGLILPHAGFPYSGQIAACGYHLLQSLKLDAVIIIGPNHKVEGFQGTSVYAKGGFKTPLGVLEVDEELAEDILSRDSGAVFNEKAHLKEHSLEVHVPFLQVVSPQVKMVPIVMADYQWKTCERLARAVVKAIKKRKEKKILLIASTDLSHYHSYEEALKMDKIAIQDIESMDPGRLYMDAAHQERSELCGFGPVLTTLIASRELGATKAKTLASANSGDVTEDWSRVVGYVSMAIMKGAMEGEEWFKEMEEAFLDEIERKALCEWSRKTLEAYFEKKSPAPPEHLSSKFLEKKSLFVTLKKRNELRGCVGSLSQDKTLLEMIKEMTLSAAFRDSRFPPLQQEELDKTAIEISILTDLVQISSTDSIELGKHGILIRKENHSGLFLPQVALEQGWDKETFLTHACLKAGLEMDAWKEGSIISIFEVFRFGENAPLLMKR
- a CDS encoding leucine--tRNA ligase, with product MSKTYYDFKTIESKWQKFWEENQSFHVSEKSQRPKFYCLVMFPYPSGRIHMGHVRNYAIGDVIARYKRMKGFNVLHPMGWDSFGLPAENAAIKHNVHPSEWTYDNIAFMKTQLKKMGLSYDWSREIATCNEEYYGLEQKLFVRMYEKGLVYKRKSFVNWCPDCETVLANEQVVDGQCWRCENEVVQKELEQWFFKITAYADELLKGLESLRGGWPERVLTMQKNWIGKSIGVEVAFPIEGKKESLKIFTTRIDTVYGVTFMSMAPEHPLVLELIKGKAQEGEVRSQIERLRKQDRRDRMDETSEKEGFFTGAYCLHPLTQEKIPIYVANFVLMEYGTGAVMAVPAHDQRDFEFAKKYRISIKVVIQPQGQALNSEMMTEAYVSEGVQIHSGAFDGMMNDEALEKIADFLEEKKVGKRSIHYKLRDWGISRQRYWGSPIPMVHCSSCGTVPLPEKDLPVLLPKDVKFTGKGASPLAEHFSFVNTPCPKCHQPARRETDTMDTFVESSWYFARYTCPDALDPLDISKVDYWLPVDQYIGGIEHAVLHLLYSRFFSKVLRDLGFLHADEPFQRLLTQGMVIKDGAKMSKSKGNVVDPDELISQYGADTARLFSLFAAPPEKDLDWNEAGVEGSFRFLKRVWSKASELIEENVKMPLPPSLDQMNESEKKLYRKIHQTIKKVSEDIEDSYHFNTAISSIMELVNEIYLFDAQQNPQESSKGLSFEAVKTVVILLTPFCPHICEELWEILGEKGTVGKLPWPHWDDQALKEETVEMVVQINGKVRGRFQVHVSLGQAELEAKILEDEKLKKLIGPGPVKRFVHVPRKLVNVIV
- a CDS encoding HAD family phosphatase, whose product is MKTIKAILFDIGNVILFFDNHRVSRQLSEKTGKTESKLFKLVFDLYTELELDLGKTPPEKFLGLIQKEMDLKLDIAELKFIFSNIFQENERVSNLIKLLKWKISILAVSNTNESHFEFIRGNFPILHWIDRIIPSCEMGVKKPHPGIYFEALKYARAKPEECIFIDDQEKNIIPAHLLGFKTHLYKSYEGLVEFLSKLKII
- a CDS encoding nucleotidyl transferase AbiEii/AbiGii toxin family protein, translating into MNVLTELQQKALKAFFSVSELKKHFYLTGGTALSAFYLMHRFSDDLDLFTHSIEIDDIERIAVDAWKNSGLNPVKERGSPTYRRFLLNNDLQVDLVKDIDFRVGTPQLHQSFMVDNPKNIAVNKVTALYGRFEPKDYVDLYFLKSHLSYNILELLKLGMQKDGGLEPFHWARIVKDVENITVLPRMLKPLELSELKKFFMHLREEIIDSLKPKNST
- a CDS encoding helix-hairpin-helix domain-containing protein codes for the protein MLNLTRQEQTLLFSLVAIFGLGMGLLILKRVGGIDLLHFDKKPKQVEVKSERREILVFIKGQVENPGVFHVALGTRVTEAIEQAHPKEDADLFSLPLAEFVKDGETLVVPQIVSSQEKMAHSEVSTSSPSSGLKVNIRTADEAALNELPGIGPALASRIIDYRTEHPFLQVEDLLKVPGIGKKKFEAIKDKVYVQ